One window from the genome of Camelus bactrianus isolate YW-2024 breed Bactrian camel chromosome 4, ASM4877302v1, whole genome shotgun sequence encodes:
- the LOC105067565 gene encoding olfactory receptor 13F1-like: protein MVKTNLTVISNFIFLGFTHYPKVEITLFVLCLLIYLITLLGNIILISVSLLDSCLHKPMYLFLSNLSFLDIWYTSSTPMLANFVSGENTISFSGCVAQMYFSLAMGSTECVLLSMMAYDRYVAICNPLRYPIIMNKRVCVQISAGSWATGCITALVETVSVLQLSLCGNRIINHFTCEILAVLRLICVDTSKVQLIMLVISVLLLPMPMLLICISYAFILSSILKISSVDGRSKAFSTCAAHLTVVVLFYGTALSMYLKPSAVGSQEIDKFMALVYAGLTPMMNPIIYSLRNKEVKVAVKKLLARSPLCPLPAQSSE from the coding sequence TGTGTTTGCTGATATACTTGATCACCTTGCTGGGTAATATTATTCTGATCTCTGTTAGTCTCCTGGATTCTTGCCTCCACAAACCCATGTACTTGTTCCTCAGCAACCTGTCTTTTCTGGACATCTGGTACACTTCTTCTACTCCAATGCTGGCAAACTTTGTTTCCGGGGAAAACACCATCTCATTCTCAGGATGTGTTGCTCAGATGTACTTCTCTCTTGCCATGGGCTCCACTGAGTGTGTGCTCCTGTCCATGATGGCATATGACCGATATGTGGCCATCTGCAACCCCCTGAGGTACCCCATCATCATGAACAAGAGGGTTTGTGTACAGATTTCAGCTGGCTCCTGGGCGACAGGCTGTATCACTGCCCTGGTGGAAACAGTGTCTGTGTTACAGCTGTCTCTGTGTGGAAATAGGATCATCAATCATTTCACCTGTGAGATTCTGGCCGTCCTGAGACTGATTTGTGTGGATACTTCCAAGGTGCAGTTAATCATGCTGGTGATCAGTGTACTCCTTCTTCCTATGCCGATGCTCCTCATTTGTATCTCTTATGCCTTTATCCTCTCCAGCATCCTAAAAATCAGCTCAGTGGATGGTCGAAGCAAAGCCTTTTCAACTTGTGCAGCCCACCTGACTGTGGTGGTTTTGTTCTATGGAACAGCTCTTTCCATGTACCTGAAGCCCTCAGCTGTAGGTTCTCAGGAAATAGATAAATTTATGGCTTTAGTATATGCGGGATTAACCCCCATGATGAATCCTATCATTTATAGTTTACGGAACAAAGAAGTGAAAGTAGCTGTGAAAAAATTACTGGCTAGGAGCCCTCTTTGTCCTCTTCCAGCACAAAGTAGTGAATAA